Genomic DNA from Candidatus Omnitrophota bacterium:
AGGGCTGACCCCCCTTTTTCAAGATAAATTTGATACGCCCGAAGCTGGATAGAACTGTCATCCACGGCCGCCATCGTCCGGATTTCCCCCGGCCCCCTCAGAAGCTCATTGGCCTGATCCGGTGTCTTCTCGTAATCAAGCGGCGCCGCGCCGCGCGATTTGCCGGAAATCCGCTCTGCCTGTCTTTGGTGACGGTGCTTTGACATTTTCTTCTCCTTTGGTTGGCACAGTGGTTATTTGCGCTGCCCGAGATCCTGGTCAAAAACCGCGATCCCTTCAACGGTATTCTTAACGAGTTTGAACTTCTCAACATTGTTTTTGGCCGTTTCCTCTTCCTCGACCTGCTCGGAAACAAACCACTGCAACATGATCTCCGTGGCATAATCACGCTCTTCTCTCGCCAGGTCTACAAGGTCATAAATCAAGGCGCTGACCTTTAATTCCTGCTCATAAGCCTCCTCCAAAACGGACAAAAAG
This window encodes:
- a CDS encoding DUF2934 domain-containing protein; translation: MSKHRHQRQAERISGKSRGAAPLDYEKTPDQANELLRGPGEIRTMAAVDDSSIQLRAYQIYLEKGGSALDNWLEAERILMGHSQATADFINEGNPNAQEPGNGKKFFKRSSGEGF
- a CDS encoding ferritin encodes the protein MAEHFKSHYMPGSAHWFKIQSNEEFQHAMKFNEYLCARGGKVVLTALEAPKAEWKSFLSVLEEAYEQELKVSALIYDLVDLAREERDYATEIMLQWFVSEQVEEEETAKNNVEKFKLVKNTVEGIAVFDQDLGQRK